The Rhodopirellula islandica genomic sequence TGTTTCGCTCTGCCAAAACGCAGCCCACTTGGACGCTTTGGAGGGAGGTTGGGAAGTCGAGTCGGAAGTCGAGTGGCTGGCCAATCGAAGCGGCGACTCGGAATCGCTTTCGTGCGAAGCGACTTGGTTTTGTTCGGCTTTCGCGTAGAAGGCCGCCACCTCACTCCGCCACCGCACCCATCCCACATTGGCGGATGCTTTGGGCTGTTGAGCGTCCAGCAGTCGCGTGCGGAACCCGTCCACGTTGTCGCCGGTGACAACGCGATGCGACCAGACGTTCGCGTTGGGACCTGTTTCAGAAGATCCAGCGCGAACCGGTTGCGGATAAGAAACCCGATGCCGGCTCGGCTGCGGCGGCCAGATCGCCATCACCAGCGTGAAACTGGCGATCGACGTGATCGCGATGCCGACGAGCGGGTTGCGTGTTAGGATTCTCAATGCAGCGAACTTGCCAGACACGAAACGATGCCACTGAAAATGCGAGGGATCGGCGGTTCGAACGTGCTCGCAGAAATCTCGAGACCGTCCATCTTGATGATCGGCCGGTTCCACTTCGGTGATCCAGGAAACTTGAAACGATTGTGACAACCTTGCCTCCGTCAGGTCCCACCACTCCCCCCACCACCCGTTCTTTGCGGTCACCGTTCGCGATCAAAATCTGCGGCATGCGAAGCGTGCAGGACGTATGGGCCGTTGCCGATGCGGGAGCGGACGCGGTGGGGCTGAACTTTTACGGACCCAGCGTCCGATCGCTCAACCCCGATGCTGACGAAACATTCCAGATCAATGACGCGGCTCGCCAAGCGGGGTTGATTCAGGTCGGATTGTTCGTCAACCATGACTTGGCATTCATCCAGCGGGTGGTTGAATCGTTGCAGCTTGATTGGATCCAGTTGCATGGTGACGAGCCCGTGACACTGGCCGAGGAACTGATCCGCCGTGGCGGGCGAGTCCTGAGAGCGATCCGGTTGCCGCGCGGGAATCTCGAGCCCGGGCAGATTGATGCCGCGATCGGTCAATGGAATGACGCGGGTGTTTCACTGTTGCTCGACGCGGACGCGGGGGCCTCGTTCGGCGGAGGCGGCCAGTCGCTGGATTGGCCCAGCATTCGAGATTGGGCGGATCGCCGCGGCGAATCAGCGGCCGGGTGGGTGTTGGCTGGCGGCCTGAATCCCGAAAACGTGCCAGAAGCGATTCGGATCAGTGGAGCGACCAGCGTCGACGTTGCCAGCGGCGTCGAGCAGCCCAAGGGGCAGAAAAACGCCGAGAAAATCCGCCAATTCGTCGCAGCCGTCCGGCGGGGTGAGGAAGCTCTGTGAATCCAGGCTGACTGGGCGTTGACGTCGGACGGATTTGTGCCAAACTTTGCCACCCAGTCAAAGACCAACACAGCTCGCGGCCGTGGCGGAACTGGCAGACGCGCTAGGTTGAGGGCCTAGTGGGAGTTAATCCCGTGGAGGTTCGAGTCCTCTCGGCCGCATCCAAAGAACCCCGTGATTCACGGGGTTTTTTCATGCGCGGACGGGATTTCCCGTCGTCGGCATTCCCGACAGAATGGTCAGCAACGGGCCCTGATTCACCACGGTTGCCTGAATCTCGTGCAACCAGTGGTGCAACCGTTCATGTGATGGTGCGGCCCGTTTGGGATTCTGACTCCGCAACGTCTTCCCCACCAAGCCAGGTGGTGCGAGGTGTCACGTCGGAATCGAGTCGAGGTGGCGTCCACCAACGTTTCCTGTTCGTCGAGCGTTGTCATCTATCTGTGGTCGACGGCCAGCGATTCAGAACCGGACGCGATCGCATTTCGGCTGACGAGGTGGTTGGTCATCGTGTCGGCCGCGGGACGCTCGTCCCCGGTTTCGGTGCGTGGTTGGGGGAGGTGGTTGGCAGGCTCCGCTGTGCTGAATTGCGTCTGACCAAGATCATCTTTCGTGAGCGATCGTTTCGGCAATGTTTCGGGCGTGGTCACGGACGCGGATGTAGGCGTTCAAGGCGGCCATGAACGCGACGCTGACCACGGGAGGAATTGTGCCCGCGGATAACTCTTCCAGGTGCTTGCGACGCAATGCCTTGACTTGATCTCGAATGCGTTTGCCGCTGGCATCGGTGCTGGTCAGAACGTTGGGGTTCGATGCGGTCAGGGCCTCGTGGATCTCACGGGTGTAGGCTTTCACGCTGCGATTGAGTGTTTCCAGGTCGGCCCGCTGCGAATCGGTGAAGCGAAAGCCGTCGCGTCTCAGTTTTCGGTCAAACTTGTCCAGATTGACGATGTAATCACTGATGGATTCGTATTCGTCGGCCAGTCGCAATTGCCGTCGCGCCTCTTCGGCCGTTGCGTGCGACACATTCCCTGAGAGCAGATTGGTGATGAACGCAGCGACCTCGTCTTGGACAGAATCCAGCACGCGTTCGCGTTGCCGCAGGCGGTCGCCGAGTTGCTTGTTCGGTTTCTCGGCTTGCATCAACTCCAGGTGCCAATCGAGCATCTTCAGGCAGCCATCTCCCATCTTGAGAATCTCTTTGCGAGATTGCTCGATCGCTAGGAGAGGTGTTTCCAAAATACGGACGTCCAAATCGGTCAGGCGTGGTTTTTCTTTGTAAGACAACGACGGAATGACCCGTTCCAGGAAGCTGACGATCGGCTTCAAGAACGGCATGAACATCAAGGTGTTGCAAACGTTGAAAACGCTGTGAGTCGCCGCAATGG encodes the following:
- a CDS encoding phosphoribosylanthranilate isomerase, with the translated sequence MRSVQDVWAVADAGADAVGLNFYGPSVRSLNPDADETFQINDAARQAGLIQVGLFVNHDLAFIQRVVESLQLDWIQLHGDEPVTLAEELIRRGGRVLRAIRLPRGNLEPGQIDAAIGQWNDAGVSLLLDADAGASFGGGGQSLDWPSIRDWADRRGESAAGWVLAGGLNPENVPEAIRISGATSVDVASGVEQPKGQKNAEKIRQFVAAVRRGEEAL